A single Hippocampus zosterae strain Florida chromosome 1, ASM2543408v3, whole genome shotgun sequence DNA region contains:
- the LOC127600982 gene encoding H(+)/Cl(-) exchange transporter 5-like isoform X3, which translates to MNGGGAGKLADPNEDPLPGVDTYKNFNTIDWVREKSKGRDRLREIQSKSKESLWALLLSISDAFSGWLLMLLVGLMAGAVAAAIDITTHWLADMKDGVCLVGFWYNHEHCCSNSNQTTFLEWDRCPQWQSWAQLITGTSQGGVAYMVDYLMYMFWALLFAFLAVALVGAFGSHASGSGIPEIKTIVSGFMFRGFLGKWTLVIKTVTMVLAVSSGLTVGKEGPLVHVACCCANVLCHHFTKFRQNEAKRREVLSAAAAVGVSVAFEAPIGGVLFSLEEVSYYFSLKTLCRSFFAALVAAYTLQSINPFGSSRHGPFHVNFHADWHPVELAPFILLGIFGGLWGALFIKANIAWCHTRECSCVPACLRVGKHSRVSVHPPTGKSTRLGRCPVREVLLVAALTSLLAFPNIHTRMSGEELLSKLFDDCSLFNSSLLCGYQQPANTSQTGRGNNTASRPAGEGLRTALWQLALALLFKMIITIITFGIKVPSGVFIPSMVVGAIAGRLLGVGMKQLAYHHHDWMLSRDWCSPHRDCITPALYAVVGAAACLGGVTRMTVSLVVIMFEVTGRREHIMPLLAATMTSKWVADAFVRVGFDEALIRLKGYPFLEPKDEIEHSSLAKDVMRPRKSDPALAVLTQDGMTLGQVEALVKSTCFSGFPVVVSQQSKRLCPSAAGGRGQCVPGAL; encoded by the exons ATGAACGGGGGTGGTGCGGGCAAGCTGGCAGACCCCAATGAGGACCCGCTGCCGGGGGTGGACACCTACAAGAACTTCAACACCATCGACTGGGTACGGGAGAAGAGCAAGGGCCGCGACAGACTCCGAGAG ATTCAGAGCAAGAGCAAAGAGTCGCTGTGGGCTCTGCTACTCAGCATCAGCGACGCCTTCTCGGGATGGCTGCTCATGCTCCTGGTGGGCCTCATGGCAG GCGCGGTGGCGGCCGCCATTGACATTACGACCCACTGGCTGGCGGACATGAAAGACGGAGTCTGTCTGGTGGGCTTCTGGTATAACCACGAGCACTGCTGCTCTAATTCCAACCAGACCACCTTTCTGGAGTGGGACCGTTGTCCACAGTGGCAGAGCTGGGCCCAGCTTATCACCGGGACCTCACAG ggTGGAGTTGCCTACATGGTGGACTACCTCATGTACATGTTCTGGGCTCTTCTGTTTGCCTTCCTGGCCGTGGCATTGGTCGGGGCTTTTGGTTCGCACGCGAGCGGCTCTGGAATCCCCGAG ATCAAAACCATCGTGAGTGGTTTCATGTTCCGCGGCTTCTTGGGCAAGTGGACGCTGGTCATCAAGACGGTCACGATGGTTTTGGCCGTTTCATCCGGGCTCACCGTAGGCAAGGAAGGGCCGCTGGTCCACGTGGCCTGCTGCTGCGCCAACGTCCTTTGTCACCATTTCACCAAATTCCGCCAGAATGAAGCCAAGCGGCGAGAG GTGCTGTCTGCGGCCGCCGCCGTCGGGGTGTCGGTGGCGTTCGAAGCTCCGATCGGCGGCGTCCTGTTCAGCTTGGAGGAA GTGAGTTACTACTTCTCCCTGAAAACGCTTTGCCGTTCGTTCTTCGCCGCCCTGGTGGCCGCCTACACGCTGCAATCCATTAACCCGTTTGGCAGCAGCCGTCACGGACCGTTCCATGTGAACTTTCACGCCGACTGGCACCCGGTGGAGCTGGCACCCTTCATCCTCTTGGGGATATTCGGAGGCCTGTGGGGGGCGCTCTTCATCAAGGCCAACATTGCGTGGTGCCACACACGTGAGTGCTCCTGCGTGCCGGCGTGCTTGAGAGTTGGTAAGCACTCGCGCGTGTCCGTTCATCCCCCTACAGGCAAGTCGACCCGTCTGGGCCGCTGCCCGGTGAGGGAGGTCCTGTTGGTGGCGGCGCTGACCTCCTTGCTGGCATTCCCAAACATCCACACCAGGATGAGCGGCGAAGAGCTCCTTTCCAAACTCTTCGATGATTGCTCGCTGTTCAACTCCTCGCTGCTTTGTGGATACCAACAG CCTGCCAACACATCCCAAACCGGTCGGGGGAACAATACGGCGAGTCGGCCGGCCGGAGAAGGTCTCCGCACGGCTTTGTGGCAGTTGGCGCTGGCCTTGCTCTTCAAGatgatcatcaccatcatcacttTTGGCATCAAG GTTCCGTCAGGCGTGTTCATCCCCAGCATGGTGGTGGGTGCCATCGCGGGACGGCTGCTGGGCGTGGGCATGAAGCAGCTGGCCTACCACCACCACGACTGGATGCTCTCTCGAGACTGGTGCTCGCCTCACAGGGACTGCATCACGCCGGCCCTCTACGCCGTGGTGGGTGCCGCCGCGTGCCTCG GTGGCGTGACGCGCATGACCGTGTCCCTGGTGGTGATCATGTTTGAGGTGACGGGCAGGCGGGAGCACATCATGCCACTCCTGGCCGCTACCATGACCAGCAAATGGGTCGCAGACGCTTTTGTACGGGTGGGATTCGATGAG GCGCTCATCCGTCTAAAAGGCTACCCCTTCCTGGAGCCTAAAGATGAGATTGAGCACAGCAGTTTGGCCAAGGACGTGATGAGACCCAGGAAGTCGGACCCCGCCCTGGCCGTCCTTACGCAGGATGGAATGACGCTGGGTCAGGTGGAG GCGCTGGTGAAGAGCACATGCTTCAGTGGTTTTCCTGTGGTCGTCTCGCAGCAGTCCAAGAG ATTATGCCCGTCGGCGGCAGGAGGGCGTGGTCAGTGCGTCCCAGGTGCTCTTTAG
- the LOC127600982 gene encoding H(+)/Cl(-) exchange transporter 5-like isoform X2 → MNGGGAGKLADPNEDPLPGVDTYKNFNTIDWVREKSKGRDRLREIQSKSKESLWALLLSISDAFSGWLLMLLVGLMAGAVAAAIDITTHWLADMKDGVCLVGFWYNHEHCCSNSNQTTFLEWDRCPQWQSWAQLITGTSQGGVAYMVDYLMYMFWALLFAFLAVALVGAFGSHASGSGIPEIKTIVSGFMFRGFLGKWTLVIKTVTMVLAVSSGLTVGKEGPLVHVACCCANVLCHHFTKFRQNEAKRREVLSAAAAVGVSVAFEAPIGGVLFSLEEVSYYFSLKTLCRSFFAALVAAYTLQSINPFGSSRHGPFHVNFHADWHPVELAPFILLGIFGGLWGALFIKANIAWCHTRKSTRLGRCPVREVLLVAALTSLLAFPNIHTRMSGEELLSKLFDDCSLFNSSLLCGYQQPANTSQTGRGNNTASRPAGEGLRTALWQLALALLFKMIITIITFGIKVPSGVFIPSMVVGAIAGRLLGVGMKQLAYHHHDWMLSRDWCSPHRDCITPALYAVVGAAACLGGVTRMTVSLVVIMFEVTGRREHIMPLLAATMTSKWVADAFVRVGFDEALIRLKGYPFLEPKDEIEHSSLAKDVMRPRKSDPALAVLTQDGMTLGQVEALVKSTCFSGFPVVVSQQSKRLVGFVLRRDLLVAIDYARRRQEGVVSASQVLFRQHALTQPPKAPPHLRLRGILDLSPFTISDRMPMGITVDIFRKLGLRQCLVTHNGRLLGIITKKDIVKHMAQIANRDPDSVFLN, encoded by the exons ATGAACGGGGGTGGTGCGGGCAAGCTGGCAGACCCCAATGAGGACCCGCTGCCGGGGGTGGACACCTACAAGAACTTCAACACCATCGACTGGGTACGGGAGAAGAGCAAGGGCCGCGACAGACTCCGAGAG ATTCAGAGCAAGAGCAAAGAGTCGCTGTGGGCTCTGCTACTCAGCATCAGCGACGCCTTCTCGGGATGGCTGCTCATGCTCCTGGTGGGCCTCATGGCAG GCGCGGTGGCGGCCGCCATTGACATTACGACCCACTGGCTGGCGGACATGAAAGACGGAGTCTGTCTGGTGGGCTTCTGGTATAACCACGAGCACTGCTGCTCTAATTCCAACCAGACCACCTTTCTGGAGTGGGACCGTTGTCCACAGTGGCAGAGCTGGGCCCAGCTTATCACCGGGACCTCACAG ggTGGAGTTGCCTACATGGTGGACTACCTCATGTACATGTTCTGGGCTCTTCTGTTTGCCTTCCTGGCCGTGGCATTGGTCGGGGCTTTTGGTTCGCACGCGAGCGGCTCTGGAATCCCCGAG ATCAAAACCATCGTGAGTGGTTTCATGTTCCGCGGCTTCTTGGGCAAGTGGACGCTGGTCATCAAGACGGTCACGATGGTTTTGGCCGTTTCATCCGGGCTCACCGTAGGCAAGGAAGGGCCGCTGGTCCACGTGGCCTGCTGCTGCGCCAACGTCCTTTGTCACCATTTCACCAAATTCCGCCAGAATGAAGCCAAGCGGCGAGAG GTGCTGTCTGCGGCCGCCGCCGTCGGGGTGTCGGTGGCGTTCGAAGCTCCGATCGGCGGCGTCCTGTTCAGCTTGGAGGAA GTGAGTTACTACTTCTCCCTGAAAACGCTTTGCCGTTCGTTCTTCGCCGCCCTGGTGGCCGCCTACACGCTGCAATCCATTAACCCGTTTGGCAGCAGCCGTCACGGACCGTTCCATGTGAACTTTCACGCCGACTGGCACCCGGTGGAGCTGGCACCCTTCATCCTCTTGGGGATATTCGGAGGCCTGTGGGGGGCGCTCTTCATCAAGGCCAACATTGCGTGGTGCCACACAC GCAAGTCGACCCGTCTGGGCCGCTGCCCGGTGAGGGAGGTCCTGTTGGTGGCGGCGCTGACCTCCTTGCTGGCATTCCCAAACATCCACACCAGGATGAGCGGCGAAGAGCTCCTTTCCAAACTCTTCGATGATTGCTCGCTGTTCAACTCCTCGCTGCTTTGTGGATACCAACAG CCTGCCAACACATCCCAAACCGGTCGGGGGAACAATACGGCGAGTCGGCCGGCCGGAGAAGGTCTCCGCACGGCTTTGTGGCAGTTGGCGCTGGCCTTGCTCTTCAAGatgatcatcaccatcatcacttTTGGCATCAAG GTTCCGTCAGGCGTGTTCATCCCCAGCATGGTGGTGGGTGCCATCGCGGGACGGCTGCTGGGCGTGGGCATGAAGCAGCTGGCCTACCACCACCACGACTGGATGCTCTCTCGAGACTGGTGCTCGCCTCACAGGGACTGCATCACGCCGGCCCTCTACGCCGTGGTGGGTGCCGCCGCGTGCCTCG GTGGCGTGACGCGCATGACCGTGTCCCTGGTGGTGATCATGTTTGAGGTGACGGGCAGGCGGGAGCACATCATGCCACTCCTGGCCGCTACCATGACCAGCAAATGGGTCGCAGACGCTTTTGTACGGGTGGGATTCGATGAG GCGCTCATCCGTCTAAAAGGCTACCCCTTCCTGGAGCCTAAAGATGAGATTGAGCACAGCAGTTTGGCCAAGGACGTGATGAGACCCAGGAAGTCGGACCCCGCCCTGGCCGTCCTTACGCAGGATGGAATGACGCTGGGTCAGGTGGAG GCGCTGGTGAAGAGCACATGCTTCAGTGGTTTTCCTGTGGTCGTCTCGCAGCAGTCCAAGAGGTTGGTGGGATTCGTTCTCCGAAGAGATCTACTCGTAGCcatag ATTATGCCCGTCGGCGGCAGGAGGGCGTGGTCAGTGCGTCCCAGGTGCTCTTTAGACAGCATGCCCTCACACAGCCCCCTAAAGCCCCGCCTCACCTCCGACTCCGGGGCATTTTGGACCTCAGCCCCTTCACCATCTCTGACCGTATGCCCATGGGCATCACTGTCGACATCTTCCGCAAACTGGGCCTGCGGCAGTGCCTTGTTACGCACAACGG GAGGCTTCTGGGCATTATCACCAAAAAGGACATTGTCAAACACATGGCGCAGATTGCCAACAGAGATCCCGACTCCGTTTTCCTCAACTGA
- the LOC127600982 gene encoding H(+)/Cl(-) exchange transporter 5-like isoform X4 codes for MNGGGAGKLADPNEDPLPGVDTYKNFNTIDWVREKSKGRDRLREIQSKSKESLWALLLSISDAFSGWLLMLLVGLMAGAVAAAIDITTHWLADMKDGVCLVGFWYNHEHCCSNSNQTTFLEWDRCPQWQSWAQLITGTSQGGVAYMVDYLMYMFWALLFAFLAVALVGAFGSHASGSGIPEIKTIVSGFMFRGFLGKWTLVIKTVTMVLAVSSGLTVGKEGPLVHVACCCANVLCHHFTKFRQNEAKRREVLSAAAAVGVSVAFEAPIGGVLFSLEEVSYYFSLKTLCRSFFAALVAAYTLQSINPFGSSRHGPFHVNFHADWHPVELAPFILLGIFGGLWGALFIKANIAWCHTRECSCVPACLRVGKHSRVSVHPPTGKSTRLGRCPVREVLLVAALTSLLAFPNIHTRMSGEELLSKLFDDCSLFNSSLLCGYQQPANTSQTGRGNNTASRPAGEGLRTALWQLALALLFKMIITIITFGIKVPSGVFIPSMVVGAIAGRLLGVGMKQLAYHHHDWMLSRDWCSPHRDCITPALYAVVGAAACLGGVTRMTVSLVVIMFEVTGRREHIMPLLAATMTSKWVADAFVRVGFDEALIRLKGYPFLEPKDEIEHSSLAKDVMRPRKSDPALAVLTQDGMTLGQALVKSTCFSGFPVVVSQQSKRLCPSAAGGRGQCVPGAL; via the exons ATGAACGGGGGTGGTGCGGGCAAGCTGGCAGACCCCAATGAGGACCCGCTGCCGGGGGTGGACACCTACAAGAACTTCAACACCATCGACTGGGTACGGGAGAAGAGCAAGGGCCGCGACAGACTCCGAGAG ATTCAGAGCAAGAGCAAAGAGTCGCTGTGGGCTCTGCTACTCAGCATCAGCGACGCCTTCTCGGGATGGCTGCTCATGCTCCTGGTGGGCCTCATGGCAG GCGCGGTGGCGGCCGCCATTGACATTACGACCCACTGGCTGGCGGACATGAAAGACGGAGTCTGTCTGGTGGGCTTCTGGTATAACCACGAGCACTGCTGCTCTAATTCCAACCAGACCACCTTTCTGGAGTGGGACCGTTGTCCACAGTGGCAGAGCTGGGCCCAGCTTATCACCGGGACCTCACAG ggTGGAGTTGCCTACATGGTGGACTACCTCATGTACATGTTCTGGGCTCTTCTGTTTGCCTTCCTGGCCGTGGCATTGGTCGGGGCTTTTGGTTCGCACGCGAGCGGCTCTGGAATCCCCGAG ATCAAAACCATCGTGAGTGGTTTCATGTTCCGCGGCTTCTTGGGCAAGTGGACGCTGGTCATCAAGACGGTCACGATGGTTTTGGCCGTTTCATCCGGGCTCACCGTAGGCAAGGAAGGGCCGCTGGTCCACGTGGCCTGCTGCTGCGCCAACGTCCTTTGTCACCATTTCACCAAATTCCGCCAGAATGAAGCCAAGCGGCGAGAG GTGCTGTCTGCGGCCGCCGCCGTCGGGGTGTCGGTGGCGTTCGAAGCTCCGATCGGCGGCGTCCTGTTCAGCTTGGAGGAA GTGAGTTACTACTTCTCCCTGAAAACGCTTTGCCGTTCGTTCTTCGCCGCCCTGGTGGCCGCCTACACGCTGCAATCCATTAACCCGTTTGGCAGCAGCCGTCACGGACCGTTCCATGTGAACTTTCACGCCGACTGGCACCCGGTGGAGCTGGCACCCTTCATCCTCTTGGGGATATTCGGAGGCCTGTGGGGGGCGCTCTTCATCAAGGCCAACATTGCGTGGTGCCACACACGTGAGTGCTCCTGCGTGCCGGCGTGCTTGAGAGTTGGTAAGCACTCGCGCGTGTCCGTTCATCCCCCTACAGGCAAGTCGACCCGTCTGGGCCGCTGCCCGGTGAGGGAGGTCCTGTTGGTGGCGGCGCTGACCTCCTTGCTGGCATTCCCAAACATCCACACCAGGATGAGCGGCGAAGAGCTCCTTTCCAAACTCTTCGATGATTGCTCGCTGTTCAACTCCTCGCTGCTTTGTGGATACCAACAG CCTGCCAACACATCCCAAACCGGTCGGGGGAACAATACGGCGAGTCGGCCGGCCGGAGAAGGTCTCCGCACGGCTTTGTGGCAGTTGGCGCTGGCCTTGCTCTTCAAGatgatcatcaccatcatcacttTTGGCATCAAG GTTCCGTCAGGCGTGTTCATCCCCAGCATGGTGGTGGGTGCCATCGCGGGACGGCTGCTGGGCGTGGGCATGAAGCAGCTGGCCTACCACCACCACGACTGGATGCTCTCTCGAGACTGGTGCTCGCCTCACAGGGACTGCATCACGCCGGCCCTCTACGCCGTGGTGGGTGCCGCCGCGTGCCTCG GTGGCGTGACGCGCATGACCGTGTCCCTGGTGGTGATCATGTTTGAGGTGACGGGCAGGCGGGAGCACATCATGCCACTCCTGGCCGCTACCATGACCAGCAAATGGGTCGCAGACGCTTTTGTACGGGTGGGATTCGATGAG GCGCTCATCCGTCTAAAAGGCTACCCCTTCCTGGAGCCTAAAGATGAGATTGAGCACAGCAGTTTGGCCAAGGACGTGATGAGACCCAGGAAGTCGGACCCCGCCCTGGCCGTCCTTACGCAGGATGGAATGACGCTGGGTCAG GCGCTGGTGAAGAGCACATGCTTCAGTGGTTTTCCTGTGGTCGTCTCGCAGCAGTCCAAGAG ATTATGCCCGTCGGCGGCAGGAGGGCGTGGTCAGTGCGTCCCAGGTGCTCTTTAG
- the LOC127600982 gene encoding H(+)/Cl(-) exchange transporter 5-like isoform X1 has protein sequence MNGGGAGKLADPNEDPLPGVDTYKNFNTIDWVREKSKGRDRLREIQSKSKESLWALLLSISDAFSGWLLMLLVGLMAGAVAAAIDITTHWLADMKDGVCLVGFWYNHEHCCSNSNQTTFLEWDRCPQWQSWAQLITGTSQGGVAYMVDYLMYMFWALLFAFLAVALVGAFGSHASGSGIPEIKTIVSGFMFRGFLGKWTLVIKTVTMVLAVSSGLTVGKEGPLVHVACCCANVLCHHFTKFRQNEAKRREVLSAAAAVGVSVAFEAPIGGVLFSLEEVSYYFSLKTLCRSFFAALVAAYTLQSINPFGSSRHGPFHVNFHADWHPVELAPFILLGIFGGLWGALFIKANIAWCHTRECSCVPACLRVGKHSRVSVHPPTGKSTRLGRCPVREVLLVAALTSLLAFPNIHTRMSGEELLSKLFDDCSLFNSSLLCGYQQPANTSQTGRGNNTASRPAGEGLRTALWQLALALLFKMIITIITFGIKVPSGVFIPSMVVGAIAGRLLGVGMKQLAYHHHDWMLSRDWCSPHRDCITPALYAVVGAAACLGGVTRMTVSLVVIMFEVTGRREHIMPLLAATMTSKWVADAFVRVGFDEALIRLKGYPFLEPKDEIEHSSLAKDVMRPRKSDPALAVLTQDGMTLGQVEALVKSTCFSGFPVVVSQQSKRLVGFVLRRDLLVAIDYARRRQEGVVSASQVLFRQHALTQPPKAPPHLRLRGILDLSPFTISDRMPMGITVDIFRKLGLRQCLVTHNGRLLGIITKKDIVKHMAQIANRDPDSVFLN, from the exons ATGAACGGGGGTGGTGCGGGCAAGCTGGCAGACCCCAATGAGGACCCGCTGCCGGGGGTGGACACCTACAAGAACTTCAACACCATCGACTGGGTACGGGAGAAGAGCAAGGGCCGCGACAGACTCCGAGAG ATTCAGAGCAAGAGCAAAGAGTCGCTGTGGGCTCTGCTACTCAGCATCAGCGACGCCTTCTCGGGATGGCTGCTCATGCTCCTGGTGGGCCTCATGGCAG GCGCGGTGGCGGCCGCCATTGACATTACGACCCACTGGCTGGCGGACATGAAAGACGGAGTCTGTCTGGTGGGCTTCTGGTATAACCACGAGCACTGCTGCTCTAATTCCAACCAGACCACCTTTCTGGAGTGGGACCGTTGTCCACAGTGGCAGAGCTGGGCCCAGCTTATCACCGGGACCTCACAG ggTGGAGTTGCCTACATGGTGGACTACCTCATGTACATGTTCTGGGCTCTTCTGTTTGCCTTCCTGGCCGTGGCATTGGTCGGGGCTTTTGGTTCGCACGCGAGCGGCTCTGGAATCCCCGAG ATCAAAACCATCGTGAGTGGTTTCATGTTCCGCGGCTTCTTGGGCAAGTGGACGCTGGTCATCAAGACGGTCACGATGGTTTTGGCCGTTTCATCCGGGCTCACCGTAGGCAAGGAAGGGCCGCTGGTCCACGTGGCCTGCTGCTGCGCCAACGTCCTTTGTCACCATTTCACCAAATTCCGCCAGAATGAAGCCAAGCGGCGAGAG GTGCTGTCTGCGGCCGCCGCCGTCGGGGTGTCGGTGGCGTTCGAAGCTCCGATCGGCGGCGTCCTGTTCAGCTTGGAGGAA GTGAGTTACTACTTCTCCCTGAAAACGCTTTGCCGTTCGTTCTTCGCCGCCCTGGTGGCCGCCTACACGCTGCAATCCATTAACCCGTTTGGCAGCAGCCGTCACGGACCGTTCCATGTGAACTTTCACGCCGACTGGCACCCGGTGGAGCTGGCACCCTTCATCCTCTTGGGGATATTCGGAGGCCTGTGGGGGGCGCTCTTCATCAAGGCCAACATTGCGTGGTGCCACACACGTGAGTGCTCCTGCGTGCCGGCGTGCTTGAGAGTTGGTAAGCACTCGCGCGTGTCCGTTCATCCCCCTACAGGCAAGTCGACCCGTCTGGGCCGCTGCCCGGTGAGGGAGGTCCTGTTGGTGGCGGCGCTGACCTCCTTGCTGGCATTCCCAAACATCCACACCAGGATGAGCGGCGAAGAGCTCCTTTCCAAACTCTTCGATGATTGCTCGCTGTTCAACTCCTCGCTGCTTTGTGGATACCAACAG CCTGCCAACACATCCCAAACCGGTCGGGGGAACAATACGGCGAGTCGGCCGGCCGGAGAAGGTCTCCGCACGGCTTTGTGGCAGTTGGCGCTGGCCTTGCTCTTCAAGatgatcatcaccatcatcacttTTGGCATCAAG GTTCCGTCAGGCGTGTTCATCCCCAGCATGGTGGTGGGTGCCATCGCGGGACGGCTGCTGGGCGTGGGCATGAAGCAGCTGGCCTACCACCACCACGACTGGATGCTCTCTCGAGACTGGTGCTCGCCTCACAGGGACTGCATCACGCCGGCCCTCTACGCCGTGGTGGGTGCCGCCGCGTGCCTCG GTGGCGTGACGCGCATGACCGTGTCCCTGGTGGTGATCATGTTTGAGGTGACGGGCAGGCGGGAGCACATCATGCCACTCCTGGCCGCTACCATGACCAGCAAATGGGTCGCAGACGCTTTTGTACGGGTGGGATTCGATGAG GCGCTCATCCGTCTAAAAGGCTACCCCTTCCTGGAGCCTAAAGATGAGATTGAGCACAGCAGTTTGGCCAAGGACGTGATGAGACCCAGGAAGTCGGACCCCGCCCTGGCCGTCCTTACGCAGGATGGAATGACGCTGGGTCAGGTGGAG GCGCTGGTGAAGAGCACATGCTTCAGTGGTTTTCCTGTGGTCGTCTCGCAGCAGTCCAAGAGGTTGGTGGGATTCGTTCTCCGAAGAGATCTACTCGTAGCcatag ATTATGCCCGTCGGCGGCAGGAGGGCGTGGTCAGTGCGTCCCAGGTGCTCTTTAGACAGCATGCCCTCACACAGCCCCCTAAAGCCCCGCCTCACCTCCGACTCCGGGGCATTTTGGACCTCAGCCCCTTCACCATCTCTGACCGTATGCCCATGGGCATCACTGTCGACATCTTCCGCAAACTGGGCCTGCGGCAGTGCCTTGTTACGCACAACGG GAGGCTTCTGGGCATTATCACCAAAAAGGACATTGTCAAACACATGGCGCAGATTGCCAACAGAGATCCCGACTCCGTTTTCCTCAACTGA